The following coding sequences are from one Gossypium hirsutum isolate 1008001.06 chromosome A12, Gossypium_hirsutum_v2.1, whole genome shotgun sequence window:
- the LOC107946222 gene encoding uncharacterized protein At4g28440 has translation MAESKSLRKPVFTKVDQLRPGTSGHTLTVKVVSTKMVLQKGRADGPQVRQMRIAECLVGDETGMIIFTARNEQVDLMKEGATVTLRNAKIDMFKGSMRLAVDKWGRVEVDEPASFNVKEDNNLSLIEYELVNVVEE, from the exons ATGGCAGAATCGAAGTCATTGAGGAAACCTGTTTTCACCAAGGTGGACCAACTTCGCCCTGGCACTAGTGGTCACACTCTTACTGTCAAGGTTGTCAGCACAAAGATGGTATTGCAGAAGGGTCGTGCTGATGGTCCTCAAGTTCGTCAAATGCGAATTGCGGAATGCCTGGTAGGAGACGAGACAGGAATGATTATCTTTACCGCTAGAAATGAACAAG TGGACTTAATGAAAGAGGGTGCCACTGTAACACTCCGCAACGCGAAAATAGACATGTTTAAAGGATCAATGAGGCTTGCAGTGGACAAGTGGGGTCGTGTTGAAGTTGATGAACCTGCCAGTTTCAATGTGAAGGAAGATAACAATCTGTCACTGATAGAGTATGAGCTGGTGAATGTTGTTGAAGAGTGA